A window of Nocardia arthritidis genomic DNA:
TATGCCTCGTATCGTCGCGATACACGAGGGCACCGTCCCGATCAGTTCCTCGATGAGCAATGCCTTCATCGACTTCAGCGCGATGGACTGCTCCATCGTCGCGGTGGTCAGCGATGTGATTCGGGACGGCGAACCGGTGGTCGGCTACGGATTCAACTCCAACGGCCGCTACAGCGCGGGTGAAATCCTGCGCCGCCGCATCATTCCCCGGCTCATGCAGGCGGCCCCGGACGATCTGCTGACCGACGACGGCCGCGCCATCGATCCGGCGCGCGCGTGGGATGTGATGCTGCGCAACGAGAAACCCGGCGGGCACGGGGAACGGTCGGTGGCGGTCGGTGTCATCGATATGGCGCTGTTCGATCTCGCGGCCAAATTGGCCGGGCTGCCGCTGTACCGGTGGCTCGCCGAGCATTACCGGCTCGGCGCGCCCGACGACGACGTATTCGTCTATGCCGCAGGCGGTTACTACGCGCCAGGCAAGGGGCTGCCGCAACTCCAGGACGAGATGCGCGGGTTCCTGGATCAGGGCTACGACGTGGTGAAGATGAAGATCGGCGGCGCGAGCCTGTCCGATGACCTCGAGCGCGTCGAGGCGGTGCTGGAGGTGTTGGACGGCAACGGATCCCGGCTCGCGGTGGACGCGAACGGCCGCTTCGACCTGGATACCGCGCTCGCCTACGGCCGGGCGCTGGAACCGTATGGACTGTTCTGGTACGAGGAACCGGGCGATCCGCTCGACTTCGCCCTGCACGCAACGCTTTCCGAGCGCTACCCCGGGCCGCTGGCTACGGGGGAGAACCTTTTCTCGGTGGCCGATGCCAGGAACCTGATCCGCTACGCGGGTATGCGGCCCGACCGCGATTACCTGCAATTCGATCCGGTGCTCGGCTACGGGCTGGTGGAATATCTGCGGATCCAGCAGATGCTGCGGCAGCACGGCTGGTCGGCGCGGCGCTGCATACCGCATGGCGGGCACCAGTTCTCGCTGCACATCGCGGCGGCGCTGAAGTTGGGCGGTAACGAGTCGTATCCGGGTGAGTTCCAGCCGACGGGCGGATTCGCCGACAACGCCGTCATCGCGGGCGGCCGGATCGGGCTCGGTGACACGCCCGGTATCGGATTCGAGGACAAGGAGAAGCTGTACCGGGTGTTTCGCGCACTGCACGCCTGAGTGTGCTTGTGAACCGCGCATGCCACGCCACCGCGCGAAGCGGCGAGCCCGGCTGACACGCCGAAGGGGTACGGACAATTCCGACCACTTACCGCGAATTCGCGGGCGAGTCGCAGCGACTTCGACTACCCCTGTGGGCGACCTGAAGGCAACCCGTACGGGGGAGGGCTGTTGCGCAGCTTCGCGAACACCGCGCCGGTGGCGACCGCCAGAACGTTCATCGACACCGCGGTGCACCGGGCCGGGCCCTCGGTGGCCGTGCGGGCGGCCGGAATCCTACGTTCCACCCGGGTGTGGACGCGGCTCTGGTTCGATGTGCTGGCCCCGCTGACCATGTTCAGCGTGCTGTTCACGCACTGGGTTCCGCTATGGAAGATCCTGGTGTCCGGCATTGTCCTGGGCGCGATCCACCTGGGCTCGACGCTGATCAACGACGCGATGGACGTCGATATCGACAGCGCCAGTTCGGAACGGTCGCGATACGCGCGGGTGCTGGTCACCGGGCGGGGCCGCGCGGGCGATTTCATCGTCTGCGGCGCGCTGCTCAGCCTGCTCGGAATCGGCCTCGCATTCCTGCTATCCGAATTCGTCGCCGCGCTGGTCGCGGGGGCGGTGGCCGTCGCGACCGCGTACAACGTTCCGCCGCTGCGGCTTTCGGGCAGGCCGATCTGGCCGCAGCTGATGTGGCCCACCATCTGGCTGCTGATGTTCGGTATCGCGGGACAGGTGATCGATACCGACAAATGGTCGCGCGCATGGCCTTTCGCGATATTCGTCGCGCTGTTCATGGGCGTCGGCGAGGGCATCACCCAGGACGTGCGCGACCTGGACAACGACGCGGCGGGCGGGCGGCGCACCACCCCGGTGGTTTTCGGCGTCACCCGCGTCTGCCTGGTGGCGCTGGCGGCACAGGCGGCGGGCGCCGCCTTCTGGGTCTGGTTCTGTCTGAGTTATCCGTTGCCGGTGGGGATCCTGATCGCCGGGGTCGCGGCGCTCGCGAGCTGGCTGACCCAGTTGGCAGGGTTGGTCCGCCGCCTCGACGCCGAATTCGACAAGGACACCGCGAAATACACGCACGTCGGATCGATCTACGTCTTCGGCGCGCTGAATGTGATTACCATTCTCGGTGTGCTGCTCGGCCAGTCGTAGTGGGGCAATATCATCGAGCGGTGCCGAGACTCGCCATCGCGACCTGCGTCAAGTATCCGACCCTGCTCCCGCAAGACGCCGGTTTGATATCGGGCCTGCGCGCGGCGGGCATCGATGCGCGGTTCCTGCCGTGGGACGATCCGACGGCCGAGTGGTCGGGTTTCGATGCCGTTGTCCTGAACGGGGTTTGGGGGTACCACCGGCGCTGCGATGATTTCCACGAATGGCTCGGCCAGCTCGGCTGGACCGGTGCGGCCGTGTGGAATTCGCCGGACCTGGTGCGCTGGAACAGCGATAAGACATATCTGCGGCAGCTGGAGGAACGCGGCGTCCGCATCGTCCCGAC
This region includes:
- a CDS encoding UbiA family prenyltransferase; protein product: MRSFANTAPVATARTFIDTAVHRAGPSVAVRAAGILRSTRVWTRLWFDVLAPLTMFSVLFTHWVPLWKILVSGIVLGAIHLGSTLINDAMDVDIDSASSERSRYARVLVTGRGRAGDFIVCGALLSLLGIGLAFLLSEFVAALVAGAVAVATAYNVPPLRLSGRPIWPQLMWPTIWLLMFGIAGQVIDTDKWSRAWPFAIFVALFMGVGEGITQDVRDLDNDAAGGRRTTPVVFGVTRVCLVALAAQAAGAAFWVWFCLSYPLPVGILIAGVAALASWLTQLAGLVRRLDAEFDKDTAKYTHVGSIYVFGALNVITILGVLLGQS
- a CDS encoding mandelate racemase/muconate lactonizing enzyme family protein — protein: MPRIVAIHEGTVPISSSMSNAFIDFSAMDCSIVAVVSDVIRDGEPVVGYGFNSNGRYSAGEILRRRIIPRLMQAAPDDLLTDDGRAIDPARAWDVMLRNEKPGGHGERSVAVGVIDMALFDLAAKLAGLPLYRWLAEHYRLGAPDDDVFVYAAGGYYAPGKGLPQLQDEMRGFLDQGYDVVKMKIGGASLSDDLERVEAVLEVLDGNGSRLAVDANGRFDLDTALAYGRALEPYGLFWYEEPGDPLDFALHATLSERYPGPLATGENLFSVADARNLIRYAGMRPDRDYLQFDPVLGYGLVEYLRIQQMLRQHGWSARRCIPHGGHQFSLHIAAALKLGGNESYPGEFQPTGGFADNAVIAGGRIGLGDTPGIGFEDKEKLYRVFRALHA